The following proteins come from a genomic window of Sorghum bicolor cultivar BTx623 chromosome 3, Sorghum_bicolor_NCBIv3, whole genome shotgun sequence:
- the LOC8079796 gene encoding uncharacterized protein At4g15970, whose protein sequence is MAKLMDCILPQYEFADLAQVLPKVATDDRTVIITSVNEAFARPNSLLGLFRESFQVGEGIGHLLNNVLVVAVDAKAFRYCKAVHPHCYLLEVKTMNLSSANNYMTESYIELVWTKLSLQQRVLELGYNFLFTDVDIVWFRNPFRHISAFADMTTSSDVFSGDADSLDNWPNTGFFYMKATSRTVEMLRRWRAARARFPPNHEQAIFNEIKHELARDLGARVRFLDTARFGGFCRIFHTDMAAACTMHANCCFGLANKLHDLRDVLGQWKNYTGLTPQEKKSQKFTWKDPAKCGTPDKRDT, encoded by the exons ATGGCGAAACTGATGGACTGCATCCTTCCTCAGTATGAATTTGCAGATTTAGCCCAGGTGCTGCCCAAGGTGGCCACCGACGACAGGACGGTGATCATCACGTCGGTGAACGAAGCGTTCGCGCGTCCCAACTCACTGCTCGGCCTCTTCCGCGAGAGCTTCCAGGTCGGTGAAGGGATCGGCCACCTCCTGAACAACGTCCTCGTCGTCGCCGTCGACGCCAAGGCGTTCCGCTACTGCAAGGCCGTGCACCCACACTGCTACCTCCTGGAGGTGAAGACCATGAACCTCAGCTCCGCCAACAACTACATGACCGAGTCCTATATTGAGCTCGTCTGGACCAAGCTCTCCCTGCAGCAGCGCGTCCTCGAGCTCGGCTACAACTTCCTCTTCACG GACGTGGACATCGTGTGGTTCCGCAACCCGTTCCGGCACATCAGCGCGTTCGCGGacatgacgacgtcgagcgaCGTGTTCTCCGGCGACGCCGACAGCCTGGACAACTGGCCCAACACGGGGTTCTTCTACATGAAGGCGACCAGCCGGACGGTGGAGATGCTGCGGCGGTGGCGCGCGGCGCGGGCGCGGTTCCCGCCGAACCACGAGCAGGCCATCTTCAACGAGATCAAGCACGAGCTCGCCCGGGACCTAGGCGCGCGCGTCCGGTTCCTCGATACGGCGCGCTTCGGCGGCTTTTGCCGGATCTTCCACACCGACATGGCTGCGGCGTGCACCATGCACGCCAACTGCTGCTTCGGGCTCGCTAACAAGCTGCACGACCTCAGGGACGTGCTCGGCCAGTGGAAGAACTACACGGGCCTGACGCCGCAGGAGAAGAAGAGCCAGAAGTTCACGTGGAAGGATCCGGCCAAGTGTGGGACTCCGGACAAAAGGGACACATGA
- the LOC8079797 gene encoding uncharacterized protein At4g15970 — MAMGLGFRMSKEAAGSHAVSFFLGAALPTALLFFLASDRLGEGLSTISHNWGNGPSGDDDANDEVMFKGLAELLPRVAMDDRTVIITSVNEAWAQPGSLLDLYLDSFKNGEDTAHLLDHLLVVALDARGFHRCQAVHPYCYLLNATSVDMSSAKPFMSPDYLELVWTKLVFQQRVLELGYNFLFTDCDMVWFRNPFRHFPVYADMSCSSDDFKPSRAPLDNPLNTGLYYMKTTNRTIEMMKYWRAARERFPGQHDQAVFVNIRHELVGKLQVRIEPLDTVYYGGICEYHDDPEKVCTIHADCCVGLDTKVHDLMAFAADWKNYTSLTPEARQKGKGAFKWTYPTRCRDSIGWRKP; from the exons ATGGCCATGGGTCTGGGGTTTCGGATGAGCAAGGAGGCGGCGGGCAGCCACGCGGTGTCGTTCTTCCTCGGCGCGGCGCTGCCCACTGCcctgctcttcttcctcgcgtCCGACCGCCTCGGCGAGGGCTTGTCCACCATCTCGCACAACTGGGGGAACGGGCCGTCGGGCGACGACGATGCAAATGATGAG GTCATGTTCAAGGGCCTAGCCGAGCTGCTACCGAGGGTTGCCATGGACGACAGGACGGTGATCATCACGTCGGTGAACGAGGCATGGGCGCAGCCGGGCTCCCTGCTGGACCTCTACCTTGACAGCTTCAAGAACGGCGAGGACACCGCGCACCTCCTCGACCACCTCCTCGTGGTCGCCCTCGACGCCCGCGGGTTCCACCGCTGCCAGGCCGTGCACCCCTACTGCTACCTCCTCAACGCCACGTCCGTGGACATGAGCTCCGCCAAGCCGTTCATGAGCCCGGACTACCTGGAGCTCGTCTGGACCAAGCTCGTCTTCCAGCAGCGCGTGCTGGAGCTCGGCTACAATTTCCTCTTCACG GACTGCGACATGGTATGGTTTCGCAACCCGTTCCGGCACTTCCCCGTGTATGCAGACATGAGCTGCTCGTCGGACGACTTCAAGCCGTCGCGGGCGCCGCTGGACAACCCGCTCAACACCGGCCTCTACTACATGAAGACGACGAACAGGACCATCGAGATGATGAAGTACTGGCGGGCGGCCAGGGAGAGGTTCCCGGGGCAGCACGACCAGGCGGTGTTCGTCAACATCAGGCACGAGCTCGTCGGCAAGCTGCAGGTCAGGATCGAGCCGCTGGACACGGTGTACTATGGAGGGATCTGCGAGTACCACGACGACCCGGAGAAGGTCTGCACCATCCACGCCGACTGCTGCGTTGGGCTGGACACCAAGGTGCACGATCTCATGGCTTTTGCCGCGGACTGGAAGAACTACACGAGCCTGACGCCGGAGGCGAGGCAGAAGGGCAAGGGTGCTTTCAAGTGGACGTACCCGACTAGGTGCCGGGATTCCATAGGTTGGCGTAAGCCTTGA
- the LOC8079798 gene encoding uncharacterized protein At4g15970: MGFGGKDSSHLVSFLIGAALPTAFLIILASDRIGDGLSWGSSGTWQESDNTTTHDQEVGFAGLAELLPRVAMEDRTVILTLVNEAWAQPGSLLDIYRESFKNGEDIEHFLNHVLVIAVDAGGFSRCKAVHPHCYLLEVNKSTAANLSSANRFMTKEFLELVWLKLSFQQRILELGYSFLFTDADMIWLRNPFRHISVYADMSLSTDYFRDTFAPLSNTLNTGLYYMRSTNRSIEVLRYWRAARARFPGGSEQGVFNEIKHEVVTKLQARIEAVETVYFSGFCEYHGELNRVCTMHANCCIGLANKVLDLRDAAADWRNYTRLTPEERKKGSFKWTPPARCWKTIGWNV, encoded by the exons ATGGGGTTTGGAGGCAAGGACAGCAGCCACCTGGTGTCCTTCCTCATCGGCGCGGCGCTGCCCACAGCCTTTCTCATCATCCTGGCGTCCGACCGGATCGGCGACGGCTTGAGCTGGGGAAGCAGTGGAACCTGGCAGGAGAGCGACAACACTACTACTCATGATCAAGag GTGGGATTCGCAGGCCTAGCTGAGCTTCTCCCGAGAGTGGCCATGGAGGACAGGACGGTGATCCTCACGTTGGTGAACGAAGCATGGGCGCAGCCCGGCTCACTGCTGGACATCTACCGTGAGAGCTTCAAGAACGGCGAGGACATAGAGCATTTCCTCAACCACGTCCTGGTCATCGCCGTCGACGCCGGCGGGTTCAGCCGCTGCAAGGCAGTTCACCCTCACTGCTACCTCCTGGAGGTGAATAAGTCAACGGCGGCGAACCTGAGCTCGGCCAACAGGTTCATGACCAAGGAATTCCTGGAGCTGGTGTGGCTCAAGCTCTCTTTCCAGCAGCGCATCCTCGAGCTCGGCTACAGCTTCCTCTTCACG GACGCCGACATGATATGGCTTCGCAACCCGTTCCGCCACATCTCCGTCTACGCCGACATGAGCTTGTCGACGGACTACTTCAGGGACACGTTTGCTCCCCTGAGCAACACCCTCAACACGGGGCTCTACTACATGAGGTCGACGAACCGGAGCATCGAGGTGCTCAGGTACTGGCGGGCGGCGAGAGCAAGGTTCCCCGGCGGTAGCGAGCAGGGTGTGTTCAACGAGATCAAGCACGAGGTCGTCACCAAGCTGCAGGCGAGGATCGAGGCTGTCGAGACGGTGTATTTCAGCGGGTTCTGCGAGTACCACGGCGAGCTGAACAGAGTCTGTACCATGCACGCCAACTGCTGCATCGGGCTGGCGAACAAGGTGCTCGACCTCAGGGATGCTGCCGCGGATTGGAGGAACTACACGAGGCTGACGCCGGAGGAGAGGAAGAAGGGGAGTTTCAAGTGGACGCCCCCGGCTAGGTGCTGGAAGACAATAGGTTGGAACGTgtga
- the LOC8079799 gene encoding uncharacterized protein At4g15970: protein MKHESTLGSTNWHIHHQTTNLQHMRVGRLATITSSSIISLAADMMATSKNSQSLSPLVVFLLGAASATVLLLFVLTATARPAWPALETGLQRSGEAPGSGSVRCSTPRANGTVAVAAEQHTGVRAPPANEAAASESDDDADEFARMLRRAAMEDRTVIMTSVNEAWAAPGSLLDSFLESFRVGENVSHFVKHIVVVAMDDGAFRRCQAVHPHCHLLRPEKEGLDLSGAKSYMTKDYLDLVWSKLRLQQRILELGYNLLFTDVDLAWFRNPLVHITMAADITTSSDFYFGNPDDLGNFPNTGFIYVKSTARNVRAMAYWHAARRRFPENHDQFVFNEIKRELADRMGVRIRFIDAATVSGFCQLGRDLNRIATVHMTCCVGLENKLFDLKRVIVDWKRYMARPLWERQMGKIGWTFEGGRCIH, encoded by the exons ATGAAACACGAGAGTACGTTGGGCAGCACAAACTGGCACATCCATCATCAGACTACCAATCTCCAACATATGCGAGTTGGGAGACTAGCAACTATTACTAGTAGTAGCATTATTTCGCTCGCAGCAGACATGATGGCCACCTCCAAGAACAGCCAGTCTCTGTCTCCGCTGGTCGTCTTCCTCCTCGGGGCGGCTTCGGCCACCGTGCTTCTCCTCTTCGTCCtaacggcgacggcgaggcccGCATGGCCCGCGCTGGAGACCGGTCTTCAGAGAAGCGGGGAGGCCCCTGGCTCAGGTAGCGTGCGCTGCAGTACTCCACGAGCGAACGGCACGGTCGCCGTCGCTGCAGAGCAGCACACCGGAGTAAGAGCTCCTCCGGCGAATGAG GCGGCCGCGTCCGAGTCCGATGACGATGCGGATGAGTTTGCGCGGATGCTCCGGCGAGCGGCAATGGAGGACCGGACGGTGATCATGACGTCGGTGAACGAGGCGTGGGCGGCGCCGGGTTCGCTGCTGGACTCGTTCCTGGAGAGCTTCCGCGTGGGCGAGAACGTGTCGCACTTCGTGAAGCACATCGTGGTGGTGGCCATGGACGACGGCGCGTTCCGGCGGTGCCAGGCCGTGCACCCGCACTGCCACCTCCTCCGGCCGGAGAAGGAAGGCCTGGACCTCTCCGGCGCCAAGAGCTACATGACCAAGGACTACCTGGACCTCGTGTGGAGCAAGCTCAGGCTGCAGCAGCGCATCCTCGAGCTCGGCTACAACCTGCTCTTCACG GACGTTGACCTGGCGTGGTTCCGGAACCCGCTGGTGCACATCACGATGGCGGCGGACATCACAACGTCGAGCGACTTCTACTTCGGCAACCCGGACGACCTGGGCAACTTCCCCAACACGGGCTTCATCTACGTCAAGTCGACGGCCCGGAACGTCCGCGCCATGGCGTACTGGcacgcggcgcggcggcggttcCCGGAGAACCACGACCAGTTCGTGTTCAACGAGATCAAGCGGGAGCTCGCGGACAGGATGGGAGTCCGGATCCGGTTCATCGACGCCGCCACCGTCAGCGGCTTCTGCCAGCTGGGCAGGGACCTCAACCGGATCGCCACCGTGCACATGACCTGCTGCGTCGGGCTGGAGAACAAGCTGTTCGACCTCAAGAGGGTGATCGTGGACTGGAAGCGCTACATGGCGCGACCGCTGTGGGAGCGCCAGATGGGGAAGATCGGATGGACGTTCGAGGGAGGAAGATGCATACACTGA
- the LOC8079800 gene encoding uncharacterized protein At4g15970: MGAVFGGSSKQGSHAVSFLLGAALPTALLFFLASDRLGGGFPTISSSWRGDGSISTARQAAGAANKPATHALAAGSDGRGAAPTQDHEVEFAGLAELLARVATEDRTVILTSVNEIWTRPNSLLDFFLGGFRNGEDTAHLVDHVLIVTVDAASFSGCKAAHPHCYLLEVKSMDMNRAKSFGSPEYVELNWLKLSVQQRVLELGYNFLFTDADILWLRNPFQRISVYADMSCSLDNSKMAPTLLDCENNIGFYYMKATNRSVELVRYWRAARARFDGNPNEQVVFSNIKRELISKLGVRFQPLETEYISGFCDFQDHLDKVCTVHANCCMGLENKVHDLNNIAADWKNYTSMTPEQRKERSFKVTPPRKCRNSMGWV, encoded by the exons ATGGGGGCGGTGTTCGGAGGCAGCAGCAAGCAGGGCAGCCACGCGGTGTCGTTCCTCCTCGGCGCGGCGCTGCCCACTgccctcctcttcttcctcgcgtCCGACCGCCTCGGCGGGGGCTTCCCCACCATCTCCAGCAGCTGGCGGGGCGACGGGTCAATATCGACCGCGCGGCAGGCTGCTGGCGCCGCTAATAAGCCGGCCACCCATGCTCTCGCCGCCGGCTCCGACGGCCGTGGCGCCGCGCCTACGCAAGATCACGAG GTAGAGTTCGCGGGCCTCGCCGAGCTGCTGGCGCGAGTGGCGACGGAGGACAGGACGGTGATCTTGACGTCGGTGAACGAGATATGGACGCGGCCCAACTCCCTCCTCGACTTCTTCCTCGGCGGCTTCAGGAACGGCGAGGACACGGCGCACCTCGTCGACCACGTCCTCATCGTCACCGTCGACGCCGCCTCGTTCAGCGGCTGCAAGGCCGCGCACCCGCACTGCTACCTCCTCGAGGTCAAGTCCATGGACATGAACAGGGCCAAGTCGTTCGGGAGCCCGGAGTACGTGGAGCTCAACTGGCTCAAGCTCTCCGTCCAGCAGCGCGTTCTGGAGCTCGGCTACAACTTCCTCTTCACG GACGCCGACATTCTGTGGCTTCGCAACCCGTTCCAGCGCATCTCCGTCTACGCCGACATGAGCTGCTCGCTGGACAACTCGAAGATGGCGCCGACGCTCCTGGACTGCGAGAACAACATCGGGTTCTACTACATGAAGGCGACGAACCGGAGCGTCGAGTTGGTCAGGTACTGGCGGGCGGCGAGGGCGAGGTTCGACGGGAACCCGAACGAGCAGGTGGTATTCAGCAACATCAAGCGCGAGCTCATCAGCAAGCTCGGGGTCAGGTTCCAGCCGCTGGAGACGGAGTACATCAGCGGCTTCTGCGACTTCCAGGATCACCTGGACAAGGTCTGCACCGTGCACGCCAACTGCTGCATGGGGCTGGAGAACAAGGTGCATGACCTCAACAACATCGCCGCGGATTGGAAGAACTACACCAGCATGACGCCGGAGCAGAGGAAGGAAAGGAGCTTCAAGGTGACACCCCCGCGCAAGTGCCGGAATTCCATGGGATGGGTGTGA